From a single Eleginops maclovinus isolate JMC-PN-2008 ecotype Puerto Natales chromosome 2, JC_Emac_rtc_rv5, whole genome shotgun sequence genomic region:
- the gpia gene encoding glucose-6-phosphate isomerase a, translating to MSLTQDPHYQSLERWFRDQAGSLSMRDMFQQDPDRFTSFSTTLQTDDGEILLDYSKNLINQEVMDMLIALAKSRGVEEARERMFSGEKINFTEGRAVLHVALRNRSNTPIQVDGKDVMPEVNRVLDKMKAFCLRVRSGEWKGFSGKNITDVVNIGIGGSDLGPLMVTEALKPYSAGGPKVWFVSNIDGTHMAKTLNQLNAETTLFIIASKTFTTQETITNAESARDWFLKTANDKSAVAKHFVALSTNAVKVKDFGIDTANMFEFWDWVGGRYSLWSAIGLSIALHIGFENFEQLLSGAHWMDQHFQSAPLQQNVPVLLALIGVWYVNFFKAETHAMLPYDQYMHRFAAYFQQGDMESNGKSITKDGIRVNYHTGPIVWGEPGTNGQHAFYQLIHQGTRLIPADFLMPAQSQHPIRDNLHHKILAANFLAQTEALMKGKTAEEAEKELQKAGVKGDALSKLLPHKVFEGNKPSNSLVFKKLSPFILGVLIAMYEHKIFVQGVIWDINSYDQWGVELGKQLAKQIEPELQDAADVQTHDSSTNGLINFLKKNFN from the exons cacCACGCTGCAGACGGACGATGGAGAGATCCTGCTCGACTACTCCAAGAACCTCATCAACCAGGAAGTGATGGACATGCTGATCGCCCTG GCGAAGTCCCGGGGCGTggaggaggccagagagaggaTGTTCTCCGGAGAGAAGATCAACTTTACCGAG ggtcgTGCTGTTCTCCATGTCGCTCTTCGTAATCGCTCCAACACACCAATCCAGGTGGATGGTAAAGACGTGATGCCGGAGGTCAACCGCGTTCTGGACAAGATGAAGGCCTTCTGTCTC AGAGTCCGCAGCGGCGAGTGGAAAGGCTTCAGCGGGAAAAACATCACGGACGTTGTGAACATCGGAATCGGAGGATCTGACCTG ggcCCTCTGATGGTGACGGAGGCTCTGAAGCCCTACTCGGCAGGGGGGCCAAAAGTCTGGTTCGTCTCTAACATCGATGGGACTCACATGGCGAAGACCCTCAATCAGCTGAACGCAGAAACAACGCTGTTCATCATCGCCTCCAAG ACGTTCACCACTCAGGAGACAATCACTAACGCAGAGTCAGCCAGGGATTGGTTCCTGAAGACAGCCAATGAC AAATCTGCGGTGGCCAAACACTTTGTGGCTCTGTCCACCAACGCT GTCAAAGTGAAGGACTTTGGGATCGACACGGCCAACATGTTCGAGTTCTGGGAC TGGGTGGGAGGTCGTTACTCTCTGTGGTCGGCCATCGGTCTGTCCATCGCTCTGCACATAG GTTTTGAAAACTTTGAGCAGCTCCTCTCCGGAGCTCACTGGATG gatcaGCACTTCCAGAGCGCCCCGCTGCAGCAGAACGTCCCGGTGCTGCTCGCTCTGATCGGTGTTTGGTACGTCAACTTCTTCAAGGCGGAGACACACGCCATGCTGCCCTACGACCAGTACATGCACCGCTTCGCTGCGTACTTCCAGCAG ggtgacATGGAGTCTAATGGGAAGTCCATCACCAAAGATGGCATCCGTGTCAACTACCACACTGGGCCCATTGTGTGGGGGGAGCCGGGGACCAACGGACAGCACGCCTTCTACCAGCTCATACAccagg GAACTCGTCTGATTCCCGCTGACTTCCTCATGCCTGCTCAGTCTCAGCATCCAATCAGAGACAACCTCCACCACAAG ATCCTGGCGGCTAACTTCCTGGCTCAGACGGAGGCTCTGATGAAGGGGAAGACTGCggaggaggcagagaaggaGCTTCAGAAGGCGGGGGTGAAAGGAGACGCCCTGAGCAAACTGCTGCCTCACAAG GTTTTCGAGGGAAACAAGCCCAGTAACTCCCTGGTCTTCAAGAAGCTGAGCCCGTTCATCCTGGGCGTGCTGATCG CGATGTACGAGCACAAGATCTTCGTGCAGGGCGTGATCTGGGACATCAACAGCTACGACCAGTGGGG CGTGGAGCTCGGGAAGCAGCTGGCCAAGCAGATCGAGCCGGAGCTGCAGGACGCCGCTGACGTCCAGACGCATGACTCCTCCACCAACGGACTCATCAACTTCCTGAAGAAGAACTTCAACTGA
- the mphosph6 gene encoding M-phase phosphoprotein 6 isoform X3, with protein MSDSKLSKNLLRMKFMQRGLDAETKKQLEEDERRIISDEHWYLDLPELRARENLILEERSLVSCEDLKYGRFSFQGFNPEKLMVMMNPKEEEEDKQEEEVSCMQLDVTDEEMALRYESLVGSMRKKFSRKRDQTSEDVDIKRVFLKPQD; from the exons ATGTCCGACTCTAAGCTCTCTAAGAACCTGCTGCGCATGAAG ttcaTGCAGAGGGGTCTGGATGCGGAGACGAAGAAGCAGCTGGAGGAAGACGAGCGGAGGATCATCAGCGACGAGCACTGGTACCTGGACCTGCCCGAGCTCCGGGCCCGAGA GAACCTGATCCTGGAGGAGCGGAGTCTGGTTTCCTGTGAGGATCTGAAGTACGGACGCTTCTCCTTCCAGGGGTTCAACCCAGAG AAGctgatggtgatgatgaaccctaaagaggaagaggaggacaaacaggaagaggaagtgagctGCATGCAGCTGGACGTCACGGACGAGGAGATGGCGCTCCG GTATGAGAGTTTGGTGGGCAGCATGAGGAAGAAGTTTTCCAGGAAGCGTGATCAGACATCAGAGGACGTGGACATCAAGAGGGTCTTCCTGAAGCCACAGGACTGA
- the mphosph6 gene encoding M-phase phosphoprotein 6 isoform X1 — protein MSDSKLSKNLLRMKFMQRGLDAETKKQLEEDERRIISDEHWYLDLPELRARENLILEERSLVSCEDLKYGRFSFQGFNPEVEKLMVMMNPKEEEEDKQEEEVSCMQLDVTDEEMALRYESLVGSMRKKFSRKRDQTSEDVDIKRVFLKPQD, from the exons ATGTCCGACTCTAAGCTCTCTAAGAACCTGCTGCGCATGAAG ttcaTGCAGAGGGGTCTGGATGCGGAGACGAAGAAGCAGCTGGAGGAAGACGAGCGGAGGATCATCAGCGACGAGCACTGGTACCTGGACCTGCCCGAGCTCCGGGCCCGAGA GAACCTGATCCTGGAGGAGCGGAGTCTGGTTTCCTGTGAGGATCTGAAGTACGGACGCTTCTCCTTCCAGGGGTTCAACCCAGAGGTGGAG AAGctgatggtgatgatgaaccctaaagaggaagaggaggacaaacaggaagaggaagtgagctGCATGCAGCTGGACGTCACGGACGAGGAGATGGCGCTCCG GTATGAGAGTTTGGTGGGCAGCATGAGGAAGAAGTTTTCCAGGAAGCGTGATCAGACATCAGAGGACGTGGACATCAAGAGGGTCTTCCTGAAGCCACAGGACTGA
- the mphosph6 gene encoding M-phase phosphoprotein 6 isoform X2, whose product MSDSKLSKNLLRMKFMQRGLDAETKKQLEEDERRIISDEHWYLDLPELRARENLILEERSLVSCEDLKYGRFSFQGFNPEVELMVMMNPKEEEEDKQEEEVSCMQLDVTDEEMALRYESLVGSMRKKFSRKRDQTSEDVDIKRVFLKPQD is encoded by the exons ATGTCCGACTCTAAGCTCTCTAAGAACCTGCTGCGCATGAAG ttcaTGCAGAGGGGTCTGGATGCGGAGACGAAGAAGCAGCTGGAGGAAGACGAGCGGAGGATCATCAGCGACGAGCACTGGTACCTGGACCTGCCCGAGCTCCGGGCCCGAGA GAACCTGATCCTGGAGGAGCGGAGTCTGGTTTCCTGTGAGGATCTGAAGTACGGACGCTTCTCCTTCCAGGGGTTCAACCCAGAGGTGGAG ctgatggtgatgatgaaccctaaagaggaagaggaggacaaacaggaagaggaagtgagctGCATGCAGCTGGACGTCACGGACGAGGAGATGGCGCTCCG GTATGAGAGTTTGGTGGGCAGCATGAGGAAGAAGTTTTCCAGGAAGCGTGATCAGACATCAGAGGACGTGGACATCAAGAGGGTCTTCCTGAAGCCACAGGACTGA